In Aerococcaceae bacterium zg-252, the genomic window GCACAGCACGTGCTTGATCAGCTAATAAATCTTCTCTTTTCTCAATTAATTTTTCCAATTCTGAAATTTGGCTATTTAATTCGTTGATTTTATCATCATCTGTTGCAATGTTTTTTAACAATTCAGATGCTTCAGCACGCATCGCTTCCAAAGCTTCATATCCTAAAGCTAATTCACCATGTAATACTGCTTGTTGAGCAGATAGATTGTCAATCGCATATTGCGTGTCATTAATTAACGTATCATAATCCTGTGCTAAAGCAATTGCTGGTGCAGTCACAGTACTTAAAACTATTGACGAGGCAAATACAGTTGCCATTGTTTTGATTGAAAACATTTTACGCATACACTTTTCTCCTATTTCATTTATATATATATCTTTATTTTAAATCAAGGCACACCGCCTTCTATAACTGATACTATACTATCATAATTTTTTTTGTTTTTGTGGCTTTTCAATAAATCGTATCTTGATTGTAACCTTGCTGTAATATTGTTCTGTAATCAAGTTTTATATAAAAATTTCCGTATGAAATACCTATTTTTAGAAGGATTCCATACGGATTATACTTTATTTAACTATCATTTCTTTAATCTATTAAAGTTACTAAGTGATATTGTTTTTTACCTCGACGCACCACGATATATTTGCCACCAATTGCTAGCTCTTCGCTAACTTCAGCCTCTGCATCAGTTATTTTCTCACCATTCAATGAAATGGCACCATTATTAATAAATTCACGGGCTTCTCTCCTTGATTTAACAATACCAGTATCAACTAACCATACAGCTAAATTAGCCGCTGCTTTTGGAGCTTGAGACTGTGGCATATTACTTAAACCAGTTTCGATTTGTTTTTCTGTCAAGCTACGAATATCCCCAGAAAACAGTGCTGCTGTAATCTGTTGTGCATCTTCTAATTCTTTTTCACCATGCACAAATTTTGTGATTTCTTCAGCCAATGTTCTTTGAGCCAAACGCTCATGCGGTGCATCTCTCACTGCTTGTTCTAATGCGTCAATTTCTTCTTTTGATAAGAATGTGAAGTATTTTAAGAATTTAACAACATCTTCATCAGCTTGATTTAACCAAAATTGGTAAAATTCATATGGTGTTGTTTTTTCTGGATCTAACCATACAGCTCCACCGGCAGTTTTCCCAAATTTAGTTCCGTCTGATTTTAACATCAAAGGTATTGTTAAACCGTAAACTTCTCGTTCATGCCCTTGTGTACGGCGAATATAATCCAAACCAGATGTAATATTCCCCCATTGATCTGCACCACCTATTTGCAATTGAACATCTTGATGCTCATGCAAATAAGCAAAGTCAATTGACTGTAAAATTTGATACGAAAATTCCGTAAAGGAAATCCCATTTTCAAGACGGCTCGCTACAACATCTTTTGCTAACATTGTATTAATATTAAAATGTTTTCCGTAATCACGTAAAAAATCTAATAAAGTAATCGTACTGAGCCAGTCATGATTGTTTACAATTCTAAAACCACTCGCTGCAACATCACCTTTTAAAAACAGTTTATCCATTTGAGCAGCTAATTTACGAGCATTTTCATTCACAACGTCCATCGTTTGCAATGAACGTTCGCTTGTTCGTCCACTTGGATCGCCAATCGAACCGGTTGCCCCACCAATCAAAACAACTGGTTTATGTCCGGCTAATTGAAATCTTTTCAACACCATGAACGGAATTAAATGTCCGATATGCATCGAATCTCCCGTTGGATCGACCCCACAATATAAACCAATTGATTTTTCTTTAGTTAATTTTTTTAATCCGTCTGCATCTGTTTGCTGATTAATCGCTCCACGCCACTCTAATTCTTCAATAATTGACATCATTCTTCTCTCCTTTTTACTTTGACTATTTTTACCACTCTGCAGGGCTCCACATTTTACCGTCGATTTCATCCTGCAATAATTCCAGCCTGTCACACTGCTGTTGCGACAATTCAAGTAATACTTCTAACAATGCTTTCGTTGGATAATCTTTTGCTTGAGTGGATAATTCGTTTATCAATTGTTCTTCCCACATTATATTACCATTCCTTTTTCAAATCCACTATCTCTTCAATGGCATAGGCTGAATGCTCTAATTTTTGCAAAAACATTTCCCATTGCATTTTTTGAGCATCACTAGTAAACGATAATTCCGACTCCGTTAACTGATGCGCTCGATTTAAAATATATCGTTGCATACTCATAAAATCACCTGCGTCTAAATGCTCTAAATAATAACCATATCGCCACAACAATTTCACTTTCTGCTTTTCCGTCAAATAATGAAATTGATAAATTGGAAAAATAGGTTTAAATCGCATCTGAGAATACTTAGCAATCAATTCAAAACTAACCAATAATTCTGAAATTGACCGCCCCTCTGTTCCACCTAATTGATAACGCTGTGCTTTTTGACCTACAATCACCACAACACCCATTGTCTTGCCAGCCAATTCTGCCTTGCTATATAAATGCCAATTTTCATCTATCCATTTTTTTAAAATAGCAGGTGCTTGATACCAATACAGTGGAAACTGGAAGATAATTTGATGATATTTTGAGAAGTCAATCTTTGCTTTGCTTGAATCCAATTTTGCCAAATCAATATACTCTGTGTGGGTAATGCTTTTCCCTGTTTGAATAAGAAATTGCTGACTACCCGATTCTTCAATCGCTGGATGAGCCACAATACACAATGTATGAATTTCGGTCATCATTTCACCCCCAATATAGTTGACTAAAAATATATGAATAGCAGGTAGCATGAAGACGATGCTTTACCGCCTCCTCTACCTGCTCATAATTATTCTTGCGTTTCTTCATTATTCTCAATCGGATTTTCGTCTACTCCAGTATTTGTATCAGCTGCACTTTCCGAAGAAACCGGTGGCTCTACCGATTCTGTAATAATCGGAGCCGTTTCTCTTACGGTTTCAACCTCTACATATTCAATAACTGTTTCGAATTCTGCTTCAGTCGTTTGAATGAAAGCAGCTTGATTTTTATTCAATAATTCTGTTAAGAACACAGATGGTTCTACCGCTACTTTAGCAATGTCATAGTAGCCCGGAATTTCTTGTGCAATTTCAGTAAAGCTAGCTAAAAACTTACCCAAATAGCGTTCGACTTGCACTTTAACTTTAGGAACCATACCTTTATCCGTTACATTTTTTTGTGCTGCCTCAAATTCACGCATTTTCTTCGCTATATTACCAATCTGTCCGTCTTCAATCGCAATTTTTTGTACATCTTCCAATAATGAAACAGCTTTGTCATACGCTTCGACTTGTTCCTTAGCTTTTTCAAGCATCTCACGAATCAAATCAATAAATGCGTCTTGTTTCATTTCATCATCATTATTTTCAGATACCCGTTGCGGAACTTTATTAATAAATTGTTGCTCCAATTGTTGAAGTTGCTCCGATGTTAATGAATCTACTAATTGCCGTTCTTCCTGAACAGTTTCTCCTTTAATAACAGGTTCATTCGAATTAGCCCCTATGTAGATAGCATTAAGTGCATTTTGTGCCTCTCTTTTCCATTCAACAATCATTAATTCTGATAAAACCTTATTTTTTTCAGCAGTTGACGTATTTAGTTTTGCTACTTCTGTTTTGATTATTTCAAGTTCTTCTGCTTGAATTTCCTCTGCTCTTAAAAATGTTTTTTCTTGGGGATTAGCATAAAAAGCCTCGACTTTATCTAATAATTGTTCAATCATTTGTACTTGATTATTTTCAAGACTCATCGGTTCTTTAACTGCACTCCGTTGAGAATATATCTTTAACAATCCGACTAAGATAAGCGATAAAACTATGACAATCAAAAATTTAATAACTTTTTTCATCGACATCTCCTATCTGTTTTATTTTTCTTAATAAGAATATCAGTCTACTCCAAAAATGTAAACCATAACGGTATTCATATCAATTTTACGATTCATTACGATTCAGCATGTGGAAAATACATAATAAAAGTTGTGCCTTTACCTAGATGACTCTCCACTCGAATCCACCCCTCATGTGCCTCAACCAATGATTTTACAACTGCCAAACCAATACCTGACTCTCCAAATTTAGTGTTTTTTCGAGAAATATCCGCTTTATAAAATCTTTCCCAAATATTTTCTACTTGTTCAGCATCAATACCAATACCATTGTCCTCAACTTTAATCAAAATACCCTTATCTACCGCCTGCCCTATGAGCCTAACCGGTGCATTCTCTGAAAATTGAATCGCATTAGTAACGATATTAATCAATATTTGAATCATACGATCATAATCTGCACAAACCGTCAATTGTGATTCTGCATCAACAATAATCTGAATACCCTTTTGTTCTGCTTTTGTCAACAATTGCGTTTGAATTTGCTCTAACAATTGTTTTACATTTAATGGCTGTTTTTTGAGCACAATTTGTCGATTACGAATTTTTTCATAATCTAAATTCTCATTTACCAAACGAATTAAACGCTGTGTTTCTTTCATAATCAAAGCTAAACTGCGTTCTTTTTGATTTTCTGGAATTAAATCATACTGCAAGCCCTCTAACACACCGCTCATGGTCGTTAATGGCGTTCGCATTTCATGAGCAGCATCCATCATCATTTGCCGGCGAATATTTTCCTGCCGTTGAATTTCTTCTTCCGACTTACGCAAAGCATCTGCCATGTGTTGAAAATCCCGTGCTAAATCACCAAATTCATCTTGATTTTGTGTATTGAGTGTCAGTTGATAATTGCCAGAAATAATTTCTTCAGTCGCTAATTGAAGTCGTTTGATACGTTTCACTTGATACATTGCATATACCACTGCCATGGTAATTCCAATAGCAGCTGATATTAAAAATGCAAACATAATATTATGTTGAACTGCACGCACTTGCTCGTCTAAATCAGATAGAGGAGCTCCGATACTAATAAATCCTTCTGGAAACTCACTGTATCCCCCTTTATTCGAAACATATACCGTTGCCATACTGACACGCTGCTCATCTCGATTGTAACGAAAACTTCTTTGAATCCCAATCGTTTCATCATTAGTAATACGTTCTAATTGCTCTTGAGAGAGTTGCAACTTATTACGTTGATCGTATGACGGATAAATAACCGTACCGTCTGCTAAATAGACTTGAATGACAATATCATCATTTGCCATCAACTTGGTTACTCGTTCTAAGTCTTTTCGTGTAAATTTATTCGCAACAATATTCGTGCCATAAGCAACTAATTGTTTCTGCTTTTGTTCTATAATTTGGTTAGACATATAACTACTAATTAAGAATGCACTTAACCCTAATGCAACAAGCAATACAGACATCACACTAAGAATTTGTTGCCACAACAACTTCATGTTAGTCCCCTACTTCTTCGTATTTATAGCCGACACCCCAAACAGTTTGAATTACTTGTGGCCCTACCAACTCAATTTTTTGTCTTAATTTTTTGATATGAGCATCTACTGTTCGTTCATCGCCAAAAAACGGATCTTCCCATATACTCTTTAATAATTGGTCACGACTAAAGACTCGTTTAGGATATTTTGCGAACATCGCTAGCAATTCAAATTCTTTCGGCGTTAAATTTTCAATTACTGCATCACGATAATACGCCTCTCGATTTGAAGTATTAATCTTAATCGCATTAGTCCGAATATCAAATTCACTATCATTTCTATCTGTCGCACCCTGTTCATCAATCGCATGCGTACGACGATGTAAGGCTTTCATACGAGCTAACAAAGTTAACGGACTAAATGGCTTCGTGACATAATCATCCGCCCCCATTTCAAGACCAATCACTTGATCACTTTCTGAATCTTGTGCTGTTAACATAATAATCGGAAAAGTTTGCGAAATAGCACGCATCTTACGACAAATTTGAATACCGTCCATTGACGGTAAATTAATATCTAAAATAGCCAAATCCCAATTAGCTGGATTTTGTTCATACGCTTGAAATCCTTCTAAACCATCATGATAAAAACTCGCTTCAAAGCCTTCTTTTTCAAAAAACATCCCCATCATTTCAGTTACGGACTCATTATCTTCAATCATGATTATTTTCATTTTTTACAACCCCTTTCAATGTTCCATACTACTTATCTTTATCCAACAACTATTTCTGGGCAACTACACGATTATTCATTCAATAAAAAAGCATTTTTAACTTTTTTTGTGTAATTATTCTTAGAAGTTATAACAATTTTTGGAAAGGACTGATTCAATGAATCAAGTAAATTTTATCGGCCGTATTGTACGTGATATTCAAAGCAAATCCCTAAATGAACATCACCAAGTAGTCAACAACTCACTCGCAGTCCCGCGCAAACAACGTGATAAAAACGGTGAATTAGCTACTGATTTTATTCCCTTTGTTGCTTGGGACCAACAAGCCTCTATCTTACAAAAATATTGTCAAAAAGGCCAACGCATTGCGATTCAAGGCCGCATGCAAAGTCGTTCATACACTAATAGTGACAATCAACCACGTCAAATATTGGAATGTGTCGTCCAAGAAATCACCTTACTCGATCGTATGAGCACCGCATCTCAACAAACTGCCCCACAATTTTCTGAAATCCCCTCAGAACTAGAGTCATTACCATTTGATACGATTGAAACCTAACGCTATTAAATTAAAAATCATTTTGCAGACAAGTGCCAATCCCTTTATCCGTTCTATTCAGAATCACAATGGACTGGCACTTCTCAAATGAACTTCACTCTCCAAAATCAACCAAAGTACCTATCTAATCATCACCCAGTTCATTTGCTATTTGTACTAATTTACGCAAACGATGATTAACCCCCGACTTCGAGATTGGTCCACCTGGTATTAAGTCCCCTAATTCTTTCAAACCCATATCTGGATTATCCAGACGAAATTGAGCCATTGTTCGCAATTTTTCTGGCAAATAATCCAAGCCTTTTTTCTGCTGAATTTTTTCTATCGCTTCTCGTTGACGATTGGCTGCTTCAACCACTTTGTTTAAATTGGCATTTTCACAATTCACCAAACGATTAACGGAATTACGCATATCTCGAACGATACGAATATCTTCAAATTTTAACACAGCACTATTAGCACCAATAACCGCTAAAAAGTCAGCAATTTTCTCAGCTTCTTTGATATAAGTAATATACCCATTACGTCTCGCGATCGTTCGTGCATGTAAATTAAAATCATTCATCATCTGACAAATATTTTCATTATGTGATTCATAATTTGAATAGATTTCAAGATGATAACTATTTGCTTCCGGATTATTAACAGACCCTGCTGCCATAAAAGCACCACGTAAATAAGAACGTTTCTTCTGGTCACTATTCATAATGTCTTCCGATACTTCGGCACGAATGAACATCCCGTCAAAAATATCCAGTGCTTCTAATACTTCTCTCACATTTTGTCGGCAACGCACAATATAGACATTATTTTTTTTCAACTTCATTTTACGTCGTACAATCAGTTCACTATCCAGTGAAAAATGCTCTTTAAACAACGTGTAAATACGACGTGCAATGGCCGCATTCTCACTCTGTATATTCAATATTAATGCTTGCTGATAAATACTAACAGCACCATTCATACGAATTAAAGCTGTTAACTCTGCTTTTGCGTGCTCACGATGTACTTCAATTAACGTACACTCTTTTTTTACTTCAGACGCAAATGTCACGTACATCACCTCTCTTAACAGGCATCTCTTTATTCAACACCTGATTCTTTGGTCTGCTTATATAGCTTATGCGTATTTAACAAATGTGCCAACTCATCGACTACCAAATCCGTATCATGATAAGCTCCTCCATTTTTCATACTCAAGAAACTATTTGAAATCACACGAACATTTTCATTACGTAAACGTTGGAAATCATGATTAACCTGCAACAAATACTCTTCATTCGGTTGACTGATAATATATTCATGGGGAACTTCAGCAATATTCACTAATACCGTATCAATGTATTGTCCACCTAAATGTTGATGTAACACTTGTACATGATCAGCATCAGAGAAATTTTCTGTTTCGCCTAATTGCGTCATAATATTGCAAATGTAGACTATCTCTGCCGTCGTTTCTCGTACTGCTTCTCCAATTTCTTTAATCATCAAATTCGGCAAAATACTTGTGTACAAACTTCCAGGCCCTAAAACAATCATGTCTGCATCCATAATTGCTTGCACCACTTTCGGACTAGCAAATTCTGCTTGTTCACCCAAACGTGTTGTCACACTCACTTCTTTAATTTTTTTCCGATGCTTTGCAATCTGAGATTCCCCTACTGCAATCGTACCGTCTTCAAATAGAGCATTTAACACCAATGGTTCTTGTGCAGCTGGCAATATTTGCCCTTTTACTCCTAAAAAATTTGAAAGTATACTAATCGACTCGTCCAAAGAACCACGCATTTCTTTAAGAGCAGCAATTAATAAATTACCAATCGCATGCCCTGCCAAAAATGCATCATCACTATCAAATCGATATTGAAACACATCTAACAATAAATCATCAGCTTCAGCCAAAGCAACCATACAGTTCCGAATATCTCCTGGTGGAACGACGTTAATATAATCTCGGATAACACCGCTACTCCCACCGTCATCTGCTACTGTTACAACTGCAGTAATTTGAGCATCTAAATTTTTTAATCCTTTTAAAATAACTGGTAAGCCAGTCCCACCACCAATTACCACTACTTTATATTTCCCACTCATGATCGAACAACACTTTCTTTCTTTTTAAAACGATCACGATGCGATATTGTTGTATCATAGCCACTATTTTTCAAGTGATTTCCCACACGTTCTGCTAAAGCAATCGAACGATGTTGCCCCCCAGTACATCCAATTCCGATTACTACGCTTGATTTGCCTTCTTTTTTATAACCCGGCAAACAATATTCAATTAAATCGATAAATTTAGAATAAAAAACTTGTGTTTCAGGTTGCTTCATCACATAATCATACACTTCAGCATCCAAGCCTGTTTTTGGTCGCAACTCATCAATATAATGAGGATTCGGTAAAAATCGTACATCCATCAACACATCTGCATCAATCGGAGCACCATATTTAAAACCAAATGATACCACTTGCACATGGAAAGTCGATTGATTATCTGCTGCAAATTTATCCATTAATTGTTCACGTAACTGACGTGGCGTTATTTCACTTGTATTAATAATAACTTGAGCACGGCTACGTAAATCTCGCAACATTTCACGCTCTAAATGAACCCCTTCACTTACACGCCCTTGAACAGCCAATGGATGATTACGTCGTGTTTCTTTATATCGTGAAACCAACACTTGGTCGTCTGCTTCTAAAAATAGAATTTTAGAAGTAATCATTTGCGTATTATTCATCTTAGAAATCACTTGTGTTAATTCATCAAAAAATGCTCGCGATCTTAAATCAATCACTAATGCAATTTTTGTAATTTTCCCGGATTCCTTTATCAATTCCCAAAATGTCGGTAATAAACTCGGTGGCATATTATCCACACAGTAGTATCCTAAATCTTCAAAACTTTGTACAGCGACAGTTTTTCCTGCGCCACTCATCCCAGTGATAATAACTAATTCTAGCGCATCTGACATAAAATCGCCTCATTTCCTTTTTTCATACAGTATACCACATTCCCGGAAGTGTTGTCGTATTTTACGCAAGTTATTTAAATAATAGCAATTGCTGGTCTTATAAAATGACAACTTGCACACTTCTTGTAATTCAGTCGTTTTAATTTTCAATTAATTGCCCTATGATAACTTTCAAAAATTTTGCCGTCTCGGTTTTATCTTTGGTATAATGATGAGGATAGATTATGATATTTTAGGAGAACTATATTTATGATATTACTTCAAGCTAACGACATTGCCCGTCGATTTGCAGATGAAACTTTATATGAAAATATTTCATTTAATATTCAAACAAGAGATCGAATTGCTTTAGTTGGACGCAATGGAACCGGAAAATCCACTTTATTAAAACAAATTATGGGAGAAGAACCACTTTCTTCTGGTACTATTTCAAAAGCTAAAGGATTGAAAATTGGTTATTTAGAACAGCATGTGGCGATTGATTCCAATAAAACTATTTGGGAAGAAATGCTTTCAACCTTTTCTAACACACTCGCATTGCGTGACCAAGCACAACTTGCAGCTGAACAATTAGCTCAATTATCAGACGAGCCACATACTCCAGCTTATCAAACAGCATTAACGCAGTACGACCGTCTTCAAGAAGCCTTGACTGAAAAAAATGCTTATGCCATTGAATCTGAAATTCGCACAGTTTTACATGGATTTCAATTTTACGAAGAAGATTACCAAACACCTGTTCAATCATTATCAGGGGGACAAAAAACAAGACTTGCCTTAGCACAAATATTATTAATGGATTATGACTTACTCATTCTCGACGAGCCAACCAACCATTTAGATATGCAGACACTCGCTTGGCTAGAAACTTATCTTGTCGGCTATAAAGGGGCTCTACTCATCGTATCACATGACCGATATTTCTTAGATAAAGTAGCGAATCAAGTTATTGAATTACGACAAAACACCTTACACCTATACAAAGGCAATTATTCCTACTATATCCTTGAAAAAGAAGCGAGATTAGAACAAGCCTGGAAAGAATATCAAAAGCAACAAGTCACCATTGCGAAACTCGAAGATTTTATTCAAAAGAACATCGTTCGTGCTTCAACCACTAAACGTGCTCAAAGTCGTCGAAAACAATTAGAAAAAATTACACGTCTCGAAAAACCTCAACAAGATCAAAAAGCACCTCGCATACAATTTATAACGAATAAAGAAAGTGGGGACCAAGTTTTACAGGCTGACCATTTAACGATTGGCTATCAAAAAAATGTTATTGCACAACAGCTTGATTTACAAGTCAAAAAACAAGATGCTATTGCTATCGTGGGACCGAACGGCATTGGAAAATCAACCTTTCTCAAAACGATTATTGGTGAATTACCTTTGTTGCATGGAACTGTAACAATCGGTACTGGAG contains:
- a CDS encoding tyrosine--tRNA ligase, which codes for MSIIEELEWRGAINQQTDADGLKKLTKEKSIGLYCGVDPTGDSMHIGHLIPFMVLKRFQLAGHKPVVLIGGATGSIGDPSGRTSERSLQTMDVVNENARKLAAQMDKLFLKGDVAASGFRIVNNHDWLSTITLLDFLRDYGKHFNINTMLAKDVVASRLENGISFTEFSYQILQSIDFAYLHEHQDVQLQIGGADQWGNITSGLDYIRRTQGHEREVYGLTIPLMLKSDGTKFGKTAGGAVWLDPEKTTPYEFYQFWLNQADEDVVKFLKYFTFLSKEEIDALEQAVRDAPHERLAQRTLAEEITKFVHGEKELEDAQQITAALFSGDIRSLTEKQIETGLSNMPQSQAPKAAANLAVWLVDTGIVKSRREAREFINNGAISLNGEKITDAEAEVSEELAIGGKYIVVRRGKKQYHLVTLID
- a CDS encoding single-stranded DNA-binding protein, encoding MNQVNFIGRIVRDIQSKSLNEHHQVVNNSLAVPRKQRDKNGELATDFIPFVAWDQQASILQKYCQKGQRIAIQGRMQSRSYTNSDNQPRQILECVVQEITLLDRMSTASQQTAPQFSEIPSELESLPFDTIET
- a CDS encoding HAMP domain-containing histidine kinase, whose protein sequence is MKLLWQQILSVMSVLLVALGLSAFLISSYMSNQIIEQKQKQLVAYGTNIVANKFTRKDLERVTKLMANDDIVIQVYLADGTVIYPSYDQRNKLQLSQEQLERITNDETIGIQRSFRYNRDEQRVSMATVYVSNKGGYSEFPEGFISIGAPLSDLDEQVRAVQHNIMFAFLISAAIGITMAVVYAMYQVKRIKRLQLATEEIISGNYQLTLNTQNQDEFGDLARDFQHMADALRKSEEEIQRQENIRRQMMMDAAHEMRTPLTTMSGVLEGLQYDLIPENQKERSLALIMKETQRLIRLVNENLDYEKIRNRQIVLKKQPLNVKQLLEQIQTQLLTKAEQKGIQIIVDAESQLTVCADYDRMIQILINIVTNAIQFSENAPVRLIGQAVDKGILIKVEDNGIGIDAEQVENIWERFYKADISRKNTKFGESGIGLAVVKSLVEAHEGWIRVESHLGKGTTFIMYFPHAES
- a CDS encoding NAD(P)H-dependent oxidoreductase; translation: MTEIHTLCIVAHPAIEESGSQQFLIQTGKSITHTEYIDLAKLDSSKAKIDFSKYHQIIFQFPLYWYQAPAILKKWIDENWHLYSKAELAGKTMGVVVIVGQKAQRYQLGGTEGRSISELLVSFELIAKYSQMRFKPIFPIYQFHYLTEKQKVKLLWRYGYYLEHLDAGDFMSMQRYILNRAHQLTESELSFTSDAQKMQWEMFLQKLEHSAYAIEEIVDLKKEW
- a CDS encoding YvcK family protein, whose amino-acid sequence is MSGKYKVVVIGGGTGLPVILKGLKNLDAQITAVVTVADDGGSSGVIRDYINVVPPGDIRNCMVALAEADDLLLDVFQYRFDSDDAFLAGHAIGNLLIAALKEMRGSLDESISILSNFLGVKGQILPAAQEPLVLNALFEDGTIAVGESQIAKHRKKIKEVSVTTRLGEQAEFASPKVVQAIMDADMIVLGPGSLYTSILPNLMIKEIGEAVRETTAEIVYICNIMTQLGETENFSDADHVQVLHQHLGGQYIDTVLVNIAEVPHEYIISQPNEEYLLQVNHDFQRLRNENVRVISNSFLSMKNGGAYHDTDLVVDELAHLLNTHKLYKQTKESGVE
- the whiA gene encoding DNA-binding protein WhiA; translated protein: MTFASEVKKECTLIEVHREHAKAELTALIRMNGAVSIYQQALILNIQSENAAIARRIYTLFKEHFSLDSELIVRRKMKLKKNNVYIVRCRQNVREVLEALDIFDGMFIRAEVSEDIMNSDQKKRSYLRGAFMAAGSVNNPEANSYHLEIYSNYESHNENICQMMNDFNLHARTIARRNGYITYIKEAEKIADFLAVIGANSAVLKFEDIRIVRDMRNSVNRLVNCENANLNKVVEAANRQREAIEKIQQKKGLDYLPEKLRTMAQFRLDNPDMGLKELGDLIPGGPISKSGVNHRLRKLVQIANELGDD
- a CDS encoding response regulator transcription factor, which produces MKIIMIEDNESVTEMMGMFFEKEGFEASFYHDGLEGFQAYEQNPANWDLAILDINLPSMDGIQICRKMRAISQTFPIIMLTAQDSESDQVIGLEMGADDYVTKPFSPLTLLARMKALHRRTHAIDEQGATDRNDSEFDIRTNAIKINTSNREAYYRDAVIENLTPKEFELLAMFAKYPKRVFSRDQLLKSIWEDPFFGDERTVDAHIKKLRQKIELVGPQVIQTVWGVGYKYEEVGD
- a CDS encoding ABC-F family ATP-binding cassette domain-containing protein — translated: MILLQANDIARRFADETLYENISFNIQTRDRIALVGRNGTGKSTLLKQIMGEEPLSSGTISKAKGLKIGYLEQHVAIDSNKTIWEEMLSTFSNTLALRDQAQLAAEQLAQLSDEPHTPAYQTALTQYDRLQEALTEKNAYAIESEIRTVLHGFQFYEEDYQTPVQSLSGGQKTRLALAQILLMDYDLLILDEPTNHLDMQTLAWLETYLVGYKGALLIVSHDRYFLDKVANQVIELRQNTLHLYKGNYSYYILEKEARLEQAWKEYQKQQVTIAKLEDFIQKNIVRASTTKRAQSRRKQLEKITRLEKPQQDQKAPRIQFITNKESGDQVLQADHLTIGYQKNVIAQQLDLQVKKQDAIAIVGPNGIGKSTFLKTIIGELPLLHGTVTIGTGVSIGYYSQNINQLDPNLSVLETLWRAHDTTDEWIIRSILGSFLFSGESVDKKVSMLSGGEKARLTLALLAANHDNTLILDEPTNHLDIDSKEVLEQALIEFDGTLIFVSHDRYFINRVATKILEITPTGAQLYLGDYDYYLTKKEELELLAKNKSENNIVENLSEVSAGKAQLSYEESKQQKRELRRLAQLVDSLYEKVTLLETKINEIHSAMAAASLENDQSKLMALNTSLAKLEADYEDSMNQWEVASMELDEFEKNM
- the rapZ gene encoding RNase adapter RapZ, whose amino-acid sequence is MSDALELVIITGMSGAGKTVAVQSFEDLGYYCVDNMPPSLLPTFWELIKESGKITKIALVIDLRSRAFFDELTQVISKMNNTQMITSKILFLEADDQVLVSRYKETRRNHPLAVQGRVSEGVHLEREMLRDLRSRAQVIINTSEITPRQLREQLMDKFAADNQSTFHVQVVSFGFKYGAPIDADVLMDVRFLPNPHYIDELRPKTGLDAEVYDYVMKQPETQVFYSKFIDLIEYCLPGYKKEGKSSVVIGIGCTGGQHRSIALAERVGNHLKNSGYDTTISHRDRFKKKESVVRS